Proteins co-encoded in one Armatimonadota bacterium genomic window:
- a CDS encoding LacI family transcriptional regulator codes for MTIADVARKAGVSKVTVSYVMNGREGKVRISDETRRRIWEAIRELGYRPNAVARALTQRRTHTIGVVMQYAAIFGGWSGFILELLHGASHEAIDLQYDLMMYTGAHGDDAEHEANAVMDGRIDGALLLRDIDDPLSDILADSGFPHVVVFTRARRPDVYSVDCDNVQGGYLATKHLLGLGHRAIVHLRGSSRSAPALDRWHGYVQAMREAGIEPEERWVLEMTAPLSDATPLVELMRSRHRPTAIFAWSDDVAIRAMQVLRDLGLRIPEDVAVVGYDSTEVCNHTDPPLTSVRQPIYEMAREGVKTLVRLIEGERPHPVARIFEPVLDIRRSCGSASS; via the coding sequence GTGACCATAGCCGATGTGGCGCGAAAAGCGGGCGTGTCCAAGGTCACGGTCTCTTACGTGATGAACGGACGCGAGGGCAAAGTGCGCATCAGCGACGAGACGCGCCGGCGCATCTGGGAAGCAATCCGGGAGCTGGGCTATCGTCCCAATGCGGTTGCCCGGGCATTGACCCAGCGGCGCACCCATACCATCGGTGTGGTCATGCAGTACGCCGCCATCTTCGGCGGGTGGTCTGGTTTCATTCTGGAGCTTCTGCACGGCGCATCGCACGAAGCCATCGATCTGCAGTACGACCTGATGATGTACACTGGAGCGCACGGTGACGACGCTGAGCATGAAGCAAACGCAGTGATGGACGGGCGCATCGACGGTGCCCTGTTGCTGCGCGACATCGATGACCCTCTCTCCGACATTCTGGCAGACAGCGGCTTCCCGCATGTGGTCGTCTTCACCCGTGCCCGCCGCCCGGATGTGTACTCGGTGGACTGCGATAACGTGCAGGGGGGCTACCTCGCGACCAAACACCTGTTGGGTCTGGGGCATCGGGCGATTGTGCACCTGCGCGGAAGTTCGCGCTCTGCGCCTGCGCTGGACCGCTGGCACGGCTACGTACAGGCAATGCGCGAGGCAGGCATAGAGCCCGAGGAGAGATGGGTTCTCGAGATGACCGCTCCCCTCTCAGATGCCACACCGCTGGTGGAACTGATGCGCTCCCGTCACAGACCCACAGCCATCTTCGCCTGGAGCGATGACGTGGCGATACGCGCTATGCAGGTGCTGCGGGATCTGGGACTGCGCATCCCGGAGGATGTGGCGGTCGTCGGCTACGACTCCACAGAGGTGTGCAACCATACTGACCCACCTCTGACCAGTGTGCGTCAGCCCATCTACGAGATGGCACGCGAAGGGGTGAAAACGCTGGTGCGTCTGATAGAGGGCGAGCGTCCCCACCCGGTCGCACGCATCTTCGAGCCGGTGCTGGACATCCGCCGTTCCTGTGGGTCTGCTTCCTCGTAA
- a CDS encoding lactate dehydrogenase, which yields MATLIDDLKRIVGEDGVLHDPLDLLVYECDAYTMEKATPQAVVFPTETTQVQQVVQLCNRYGIPFVPRGAGTGLSGGALAVKGGVVICTSRMTRILEVDIPNRRITAQAGAINLDLTKAVKAHGYHYAPDPSSQGVSTIGGNVAENAGGPHTLKYGVTVNHITGLEVVLPDGEVTWFGGKCEEPLGYDLVGVFTGSEGTLGILTTVIAKLTPLPQSWRTLLAVYPRLEDACQTVSDIIAAGIVPAAMEMIDRATLQAVEAAFRFGFPQDADAVLVIELDGLEAGLDRQLQRVVDICNANHVEEIRLARDEEERTRLWTARKKAVGSLGRLAPSTVTQDTVVPRSKLPQVLRRIMQIGQEHGVRIANVFHAGDGSLHPIVLFDERNPEEVRRVRAANDAIVRWCIQMGGSITGEHGVGVEKAHYMRLLYNDTDLQAMRKVHDAFDPQGLCNPDKIFPPSG from the coding sequence ATGGCAACCCTTATAGACGACTTGAAGCGTATCGTGGGCGAGGACGGGGTGCTTCACGACCCGTTGGACCTGCTGGTGTACGAGTGCGACGCCTACACGATGGAAAAGGCGACGCCGCAGGCGGTGGTCTTCCCCACCGAAACCACGCAGGTACAGCAGGTGGTGCAGCTGTGCAACCGGTACGGCATCCCCTTCGTGCCGCGCGGAGCGGGCACCGGACTGTCGGGCGGCGCGCTGGCGGTGAAAGGTGGCGTGGTCATCTGCACCAGCCGCATGACGCGCATTCTGGAGGTGGACATCCCCAACCGCCGCATCACTGCACAGGCAGGCGCGATTAACCTGGACCTCACGAAAGCCGTGAAGGCGCATGGCTACCACTACGCGCCCGACCCCTCCAGCCAGGGCGTCAGCACCATTGGCGGCAATGTGGCGGAAAACGCGGGCGGTCCCCACACCCTGAAGTACGGCGTGACCGTCAACCACATCACCGGACTGGAAGTGGTGCTGCCTGACGGCGAGGTCACGTGGTTCGGCGGCAAATGTGAGGAGCCGCTGGGCTACGACTTGGTAGGCGTATTCACCGGCAGCGAGGGCACACTGGGCATCCTCACCACCGTCATCGCCAAGCTCACGCCTCTGCCCCAGAGCTGGCGCACGCTGCTGGCGGTGTACCCACGCCTGGAGGATGCCTGCCAAACGGTCTCCGATATCATCGCGGCCGGCATCGTGCCTGCGGCGATGGAGATGATTGACCGCGCTACCCTGCAAGCGGTGGAGGCAGCGTTCCGTTTCGGCTTCCCGCAGGATGCGGACGCGGTGCTGGTGATCGAGCTGGACGGATTGGAGGCGGGGCTGGACAGACAACTCCAGCGCGTGGTGGACATCTGCAACGCTAACCATGTGGAGGAGATACGCCTCGCTCGCGATGAGGAGGAACGCACCCGCCTGTGGACGGCGCGCAAGAAGGCGGTGGGCTCGCTGGGCAGGCTGGCACCCAGCACCGTCACACAGGATACGGTGGTTCCACGCAGTAAGCTGCCGCAGGTACTGCGGCGCATCATGCAAATCGGGCAGGAGCACGGTGTGCGCATCGCCAACGTCTTCCACGCGGGCGACGGCAGTCTGCACCCGATTGTGCTTTTCGACGAGCGGAACCCGGAAGAGGTGCGTCGGGTGCGCGCTGCGAACGACGCCATCGTGCGATGGTGCATCCAGATGGGTGGCAGCATCACCGGCGAGCACGGCGTCGGTGTGGAAAAGGCGCATTATATGCGCTTACTTTATAATGACACCGACCTGCAGGCGATGCGCAAAGTGCACGACGCCTTTGACCCACAGGGCTTGTGCAATCCCGACAAGATATTCCCCCCCTCAGGTTAG
- the nnr gene encoding bifunctional NAD(P)H-hydrate repair enzyme Nnr, whose product MLPVLVTAEEMRQMDRRTIEEFGIPGLLLMENAGLQVVHHAERRFGSWRGKRVLVLCGGGNNGGDGMVVARHLTQRGAEVQVVLAADPEKVSGDALTNLRIVQKLGIPLQVLRSADDLPPLWAKGWHLVVDALLGIGVTGEVRGLIGEAIRFFAECPVPVVAVDVPSGIDADTGAVCGSAIRATLTVTFGAMKSGLALYPGAEYAGEVVVADIGIPRMVVEQADIPRRLITREQVHEWLPPRPPDAHKGRFGHVLVVGGSVGLAGAPMMAAEAALRVGAGLCSVAVPHSIYAAAAGTLREAMVHPLPDASEGCLGAQSIDAMESLLERASVLAVGPGWSTLPPAREALRKLLSIVQVPCVIDADALNCLALEPDLLPTEHPPLVLTPHPGEMARLMNTDTATVQANRPEVALQASRRFGAVVALKGARTVVATPEGRTWVNPTGNAGMATGGSGDVLTGVIAGLLAQGLDAEHSAAAGVYLHGLAGDLAAQEVGMAGMIAGDIIRCLPRALESSSQEERG is encoded by the coding sequence ATGTTGCCTGTGCTGGTGACCGCTGAAGAGATGCGTCAGATGGACCGCCGCACCATCGAGGAGTTCGGCATCCCCGGCTTGCTGCTGATGGAGAACGCAGGCTTGCAGGTGGTGCACCATGCGGAGAGACGGTTCGGCAGCTGGCGGGGCAAACGCGTGCTGGTGTTGTGCGGAGGGGGCAACAACGGCGGCGATGGCATGGTGGTGGCGCGCCATCTGACGCAGCGCGGGGCAGAGGTGCAGGTGGTGCTGGCGGCTGACCCCGAGAAGGTATCGGGCGACGCCCTGACCAACCTGCGAATCGTGCAGAAGTTGGGAATACCCCTGCAGGTGCTGCGCTCCGCCGACGACCTCCCTCCCCTGTGGGCGAAGGGCTGGCATCTGGTAGTGGACGCGCTGCTGGGCATCGGTGTCACTGGCGAGGTACGAGGTCTCATCGGTGAGGCAATACGCTTTTTCGCGGAGTGCCCTGTGCCGGTAGTAGCGGTAGATGTGCCTTCCGGCATCGACGCCGACACGGGAGCGGTGTGCGGCAGTGCCATCCGTGCCACGCTGACGGTCACTTTTGGCGCGATGAAGTCCGGTCTCGCCCTGTATCCGGGAGCGGAGTACGCCGGGGAGGTGGTGGTCGCCGACATCGGCATTCCCCGTATGGTGGTGGAACAGGCAGACATCCCTCGCCGTCTGATAACGCGGGAGCAGGTGCACGAGTGGTTGCCCCCTCGCCCACCGGACGCTCACAAAGGACGGTTCGGGCATGTGCTGGTGGTGGGCGGTTCGGTGGGGCTGGCAGGCGCGCCGATGATGGCGGCGGAAGCCGCGCTGCGCGTGGGCGCGGGGCTATGTTCGGTGGCGGTTCCGCACAGCATCTATGCAGCGGCGGCAGGTACCCTGCGCGAGGCGATGGTGCATCCCCTGCCCGATGCGTCCGAAGGCTGTTTGGGTGCGCAGTCCATCGACGCGATGGAGTCGCTCCTGGAGCGTGCCAGCGTGCTTGCTGTCGGACCGGGATGGAGTACACTCCCGCCCGCGCGTGAGGCGTTGCGCAAGCTGCTGAGCATCGTGCAGGTTCCTTGTGTCATAGATGCCGACGCGCTGAACTGCCTCGCGCTGGAGCCAGACCTCCTGCCCACGGAACATCCGCCGCTAGTGCTGACTCCGCATCCGGGCGAGATGGCGAGGCTGATGAACACCGACACAGCCACAGTGCAGGCGAATCGCCCGGAGGTAGCGCTGCAGGCGTCGCGGCGTTTTGGGGCGGTCGTCGCGCTGAAGGGGGCGCGCACGGTGGTGGCTACGCCCGAAGGCAGAACCTGGGTGAACCCCACCGGCAACGCGGGCATGGCGACGGGAGGCAGCGGCGACGTGTTGACCGGTGTGATCGCAGGACTTCTGGCGCAAGGGCTGGATGCAGAGCACAGCGCCGCCGCAGGCGTATATCTCCATGGGCTGGCGGGAGACCTCGCCGCGCAGGAAGTGGGCATGGCGGGCATGATAGCGGGTGACATCATCCGCTGCCTGCCCAGGGCGTTGGAATCCTCAAGTCAGGAGGAACGAGGGTGA
- the kdsB gene encoding 3-deoxy-manno-octulosonate cytidylyltransferase — protein MEVVGIIPARLAAVRLPNKPLLDIAGKPMIWWVWHHAKQAKTLSEVMVATPDEEIAEVVRAFGGIAVMTSAAHRSGTERLAEAAQHLSADIIVNIQGDEPLMPPENIDAVARPLLEDPSLPMSSLMCPATEEEKDKPTVVKVVVDRMGNALYFSRSRIPYPREPSAPAITYKHLGIYAYRRDFLLQYAAMEPTPLEQMEMLEQLRVLENGYRIRMVRVEQTSIGVDTEEDLNRVRAIIAQRQGG, from the coding sequence ATGGAAGTGGTCGGCATCATTCCTGCGCGGCTGGCGGCGGTGCGTCTGCCGAATAAACCCCTGCTCGACATCGCGGGCAAACCGATGATATGGTGGGTGTGGCATCACGCCAAACAGGCGAAAACGCTGAGCGAGGTGATGGTTGCCACGCCCGATGAAGAGATTGCCGAGGTAGTGCGCGCCTTCGGTGGTATCGCGGTGATGACCTCTGCTGCCCATCGTTCCGGCACCGAGCGTCTGGCGGAGGCGGCGCAACACCTCTCCGCCGACATCATCGTCAACATTCAGGGCGACGAACCGCTGATGCCACCGGAGAATATCGACGCCGTAGCGCGCCCGCTCCTCGAAGACCCCTCCCTGCCGATGAGCAGCCTGATGTGCCCTGCCACCGAGGAGGAAAAGGACAAACCGACGGTGGTGAAGGTGGTGGTAGACCGCATGGGCAACGCGCTGTACTTTTCACGCTCGCGTATCCCCTACCCGCGCGAACCGTCTGCCCCTGCCATCACGTATAAGCACCTGGGCATCTACGCCTATCGGCGCGATTTCCTGCTCCAGTACGCGGCGATGGAACCGACTCCGCTGGAACAGATGGAGATGTTAGAGCAGCTGCGTGTGCTGGAGAACGGCTACCGTATCCGCATGGTGCGCGTGGAGCAGACCTCCATCGGCGTGGATACGGAAGAAGACCTGAACCGCGTACGAGCCATCATCGCGCAACGTCAGGGGGGATAG
- the gcvT gene encoding aminomethyltransferase — MQQPASLSDWFGSKTPASRGELGAEYAALREGAVVLDMSTVGKLRVTGDDRVAYLQGQLSQDVSPLRQAGNGVFSCLLKPTGQMLSDMVLFSTGDAVLILTPPQTRRVVQERLAQFVILEDVEITDITEEYALLHLAGPLSASRLEPFSPGGVLPLWHHRTCAWRGISLTVVRTDRCGEQGYDLLVPVASKEVLWQALLDAGVQPIGYEAFHVRRVEAGIPWFGIDMDESTIPLEAGLGERAISFTKGCYTGQEVIHRIFSRGHTNRSLVGLRLFGDVVPSYRAPISASDRQDAGWVTSAVRSVALDAVIALCLLRNEYTAPGTTVWVQHESGSLEAQVVPLPLVETGCA; from the coding sequence GTGCAACAGCCAGCCTCATTGTCCGATTGGTTCGGCAGCAAAACCCCTGCCTCGCGGGGTGAGCTGGGCGCAGAGTATGCCGCCCTGCGCGAAGGTGCGGTGGTGCTGGACATGAGCACCGTTGGCAAACTACGGGTTACCGGTGACGACCGGGTTGCCTACCTGCAGGGACAGCTCAGTCAGGACGTTTCGCCCTTGCGGCAGGCGGGAAACGGCGTGTTCTCCTGTTTGTTGAAACCGACCGGGCAGATGCTATCCGACATGGTACTGTTCTCCACAGGGGACGCCGTGCTCATCCTGACCCCACCTCAGACCCGCCGTGTAGTGCAGGAACGGCTTGCGCAGTTCGTTATCCTGGAAGATGTGGAGATTACAGACATCACCGAAGAGTACGCACTGTTGCATCTCGCCGGACCGCTCTCAGCCAGTCGGCTGGAACCTTTTTCACCGGGAGGAGTACTTCCCCTGTGGCACCACAGAACGTGTGCATGGCGCGGAATATCGCTCACTGTGGTGCGCACGGACCGCTGCGGCGAGCAGGGCTACGACCTGCTGGTTCCTGTAGCGAGTAAGGAGGTGCTCTGGCAGGCACTGCTGGATGCAGGCGTGCAGCCGATAGGCTATGAAGCGTTCCACGTGCGGCGCGTGGAAGCAGGCATCCCCTGGTTCGGTATCGACATGGACGAGAGCACTATCCCCCTGGAAGCCGGGCTCGGCGAACGCGCCATCAGCTTCACCAAGGGCTGTTACACCGGGCAGGAGGTTATACACCGTATCTTCTCGCGTGGACACACCAATCGTTCGCTGGTGGGTCTGCGTCTGTTCGGGGACGTTGTGCCCTCATACCGTGCTCCTATCAGCGCGAGCGATCGTCAGGATGCGGGATGGGTTACCAGTGCAGTGCGCTCGGTGGCACTGGATGCGGTAATCGCTTTGTGCCTTTTGCGCAATGAATACACCGCACCGGGCACAACGGTTTGGGTTCAGCACGAGAGTGGCTCCTTAGAAGCGCAGGTCGTCCCGCTGCCTTTGGTGGAGACGGGCTGTGCTTGA
- a CDS encoding permease — protein MLDAALLFFINLLWAAAYPMAKFAISGGVPSVTLAWARWAIASLLLPLFACTVLRVPLALPRSDLLRAIALGALALGLVHILVFVGLKYTTAVDATLLLAGEPLVMAVMSVLLLREGMSRRAVWGMVLGFAGAYLLINRGLVPPLNDRGTLIGNLLVAMSVLVEGTGTVLSRGLTRRYSGIVVLFWESVGATVALAIPASLFWAGAPAVPSAAALGAVLYLGMVNSAFCYAVWFVLMERHHVGNMGVFIFVQPVFGALMGVLWLKEPFGVYTAIGSAMVLSGVWLTTRTTVQERAGGHTPS, from the coding sequence GTGCTTGACGCTGCGTTGTTGTTCTTCATCAACCTTCTCTGGGCGGCGGCGTACCCGATGGCGAAGTTCGCCATCAGTGGAGGAGTTCCGTCGGTGACGCTGGCGTGGGCGCGGTGGGCGATTGCTTCGCTGCTATTGCCTCTGTTTGCATGCACTGTTCTGCGAGTACCGCTGGCACTGCCTCGCTCCGACCTGTTGCGTGCGATCGCGCTGGGGGCACTAGCTTTAGGGCTGGTGCATATTCTGGTATTCGTCGGACTGAAGTACACCACTGCTGTAGATGCCACCCTGCTGCTAGCTGGGGAGCCGCTGGTGATGGCGGTGATGTCCGTTTTGCTGCTGCGTGAGGGGATGTCCAGGCGGGCAGTGTGGGGAATGGTGCTGGGCTTTGCGGGTGCCTACCTGCTCATCAATCGCGGGCTGGTACCTCCCCTGAACGACCGGGGTACCCTGATAGGCAACTTGCTGGTGGCGATGTCGGTGCTGGTGGAGGGCACGGGAACAGTGCTTTCGCGCGGGCTCACACGCCGGTACAGTGGCATCGTGGTGCTGTTCTGGGAAAGTGTGGGCGCAACGGTAGCGCTGGCGATACCGGCTTCTCTGTTCTGGGCGGGGGCACCTGCTGTTCCATCTGCTGCCGCGTTGGGAGCGGTGCTTTATCTGGGGATGGTGAACAGTGCGTTTTGCTATGCGGTGTGGTTTGTGCTGATGGAGAGGCATCATGTGGGCAATATGGGTGTGTTCATCTTCGTGCAGCCGGTGTTCGGTGCACTGATGGGCGTGCTGTGGCTCAAAGAGCCTTTCGGTGTCTACACTGCCATCGGCTCTGCGATGGTGCTGAGTGGGGTGTGGTTGACCACGCGCACCACCGTGCAGGAACGCGCGGGAGGTCACACTCCGTCGTGA
- the mutY gene encoding A/G-specific adenine glycosylase, which yields MWTPEQLHAIPQLLLEWYKVHARPMPWHENPDPYHLLVAATMLQQTQVETVLPYLERFLQRFPTICRLAEADEEEVLRYWSGLGYYNRARSLHRAAQQICRRHSGVVPCRVDALLRLPGIGEYTAGAVVSIACGKPEPALDSHGYRILARLLAFEQDILHAPSRRQLAEACRQILPEHAPGEFNQALMDLGALICTAREPRCERCPLAGVCRAFQEGRSASLPVRPVRRSAVKVQDVCVLIEHNGWWLMVKHAEGRLWRGLWGLPRVRVQDGESLEQAARRAAESVGMQVHLCEPAVTIRHGLMHYSVTLHAIRCLLQEKVVTDDETVRWVLPEEVRTLPVPSPVRRVVERFLRARKG from the coding sequence ATGTGGACACCGGAACAACTCCACGCCATCCCACAGCTCTTGCTGGAATGGTATAAGGTGCACGCTCGCCCGATGCCCTGGCATGAAAACCCCGACCCGTATCACTTGCTGGTTGCCGCGACCATGCTTCAGCAGACGCAGGTGGAAACGGTTCTGCCTTACTTGGAACGCTTTTTGCAGAGATTCCCGACGATATGTCGACTTGCCGAAGCGGACGAAGAGGAGGTCTTGCGCTACTGGTCGGGGCTGGGCTATTACAACCGCGCTCGCAGCCTGCATCGTGCCGCGCAGCAGATATGCAGACGGCATAGCGGCGTCGTCCCCTGCAGAGTAGACGCCCTTCTGCGACTGCCTGGCATTGGAGAGTACACCGCCGGAGCGGTGGTCAGCATCGCCTGCGGCAAGCCTGAACCTGCGCTGGACTCTCACGGCTACCGTATCCTTGCCCGCCTGCTCGCTTTTGAGCAAGACATTTTGCACGCTCCCAGTCGTCGGCAGCTCGCGGAAGCCTGTCGACAAATCCTTCCCGAACATGCACCCGGCGAGTTCAACCAGGCTCTCATGGATTTGGGTGCGCTGATATGTACTGCTCGCGAGCCACGCTGTGAGAGATGTCCGCTCGCCGGAGTCTGTCGCGCTTTTCAGGAGGGACGCTCGGCAAGCCTGCCGGTACGACCTGTCCGTCGCTCTGCGGTGAAGGTACAGGACGTGTGCGTGTTGATAGAACACAACGGGTGGTGGCTGATGGTCAAGCACGCGGAGGGACGTTTATGGCGAGGGCTGTGGGGGTTGCCCAGAGTGCGTGTGCAAGACGGGGAGTCTCTGGAGCAAGCCGCTCGACGCGCCGCAGAGAGTGTTGGGATGCAGGTGCACCTTTGCGAGCCTGCTGTGACCATCCGGCATGGGCTGATGCACTACTCCGTCACCCTGCACGCCATCCGTTGCCTCCTGCAGGAAAAGGTAGTGACGGATGACGAGACAGTGCGCTGGGTACTACCGGAGGAGGTCAGGACACTGCCCGTTCCCTCGCCGGTGCGTCGTGTCGTCGAGAGGTTCCTTCGGGCGCGGAAGGGATAA
- a CDS encoding RNA polymerase factor sigma-70 gives MISSRYDDGSLRFQNMQDEEVVVYAKCGSQQATEHLLAKYRGMVESKARSYFLMGADHEDVVQEGMIGLFKAIRDFREDKLTKFRPFAELCVTRQIITAVKMATRQKHAPLNAYISLNRPLNDEDNDSTLLEIIPDESVADPAAVVVDQRQPRNLLEMLDGHLSNLEARVLECYLEGMSYREMSKVLGCRPKSIDNALQRVKRKVSILLAREEEE, from the coding sequence ATGATTTCATCCCGCTATGACGACGGAAGCCTGCGCTTCCAGAACATGCAGGACGAAGAGGTCGTCGTCTATGCGAAGTGCGGTAGCCAGCAAGCGACAGAACATTTGCTTGCGAAGTACCGCGGTATGGTGGAGAGCAAAGCACGCTCCTATTTCCTCATGGGAGCCGACCACGAAGATGTGGTGCAGGAAGGGATGATTGGGCTTTTCAAAGCCATCCGCGACTTCCGTGAGGACAAGCTCACCAAGTTCCGACCCTTTGCTGAACTGTGCGTCACTCGGCAGATTATCACCGCCGTGAAAATGGCGACCCGCCAGAAGCATGCCCCGCTTAATGCGTACATCTCCCTGAACCGCCCCCTGAACGATGAAGACAACGACTCCACTCTGCTGGAAATCATTCCCGATGAGAGCGTGGCTGATCCCGCTGCCGTCGTGGTAGACCAGCGCCAGCCTCGCAACCTTCTAGAGATGCTGGATGGGCACCTGAGTAACCTGGAAGCGCGGGTGCTCGAGTGCTATCTGGAGGGGATGTCTTATCGCGAGATGTCGAAGGTGCTGGGTTGCCGCCCGAAATCTATTGATAACGCCCTGCAGCGTGTGAAAAGGAAGGTGAGCATCCTGCTCGCACGCGAAGAAGAGGAGTGA
- the ulaE gene encoding L-ribulose-5-phosphate 3-epimerase UlaE, whose product MSDVILACNVYSYGRYRSRAFEHMRAVGIRYAEVSIDKPEDADEWLRQMEPFDLRVSSVICPCDVSSDEGAESFASIAQAVQKMGAIIAFVSVHAGEVPLPDVYRRLRRMGDIAGELGVKVAMETHPDLITNGDVALQTMQAVAHPNVGINFDTANIYYYNEGTDSVTELRKVLPHVFSVHLKDTNGKPRTWYFPTLGQGVVDFPQIFRLLLERGFRGPFTMELEGIEGENLTEEQQMERVAQSYEYVRGILERWKQNR is encoded by the coding sequence ATGAGTGACGTCATCCTCGCCTGCAACGTATACAGCTACGGCAGATACCGTTCGCGGGCGTTTGAGCACATGAGAGCCGTCGGTATCCGCTACGCTGAGGTCAGCATCGACAAACCCGAGGACGCTGACGAATGGCTGAGACAGATGGAACCGTTTGACCTGCGCGTTTCCAGTGTGATATGCCCCTGCGATGTCTCTTCGGACGAGGGTGCGGAGAGCTTTGCCAGCATCGCTCAAGCGGTGCAGAAGATGGGGGCAATCATCGCTTTCGTCAGCGTGCACGCAGGGGAAGTACCTCTGCCCGATGTGTACCGCCGCCTGCGACGTATGGGCGACATCGCCGGGGAACTGGGGGTAAAGGTGGCAATGGAGACGCATCCCGACCTCATCACCAACGGCGACGTGGCTTTGCAGACGATGCAGGCGGTTGCCCATCCGAATGTGGGCATTAACTTCGACACCGCCAATATCTACTACTACAACGAGGGCACGGATTCGGTGACCGAGCTGCGAAAGGTGCTTCCCCACGTCTTCAGCGTGCATCTGAAAGATACCAACGGCAAGCCCCGCACGTGGTACTTTCCTACGTTGGGACAGGGGGTGGTGGACTTTCCGCAGATCTTCCGCCTGCTGCTGGAGCGAGGCTTCCGGGGACCCTTCACGATGGAGCTGGAGGGTATCGAGGGGGAGAACCTGACCGAAGAGCAGCAGATGGAGCGCGTGGCACAATCCTATGAGTATGTGCGCGGTATCTTGGAACGGTGGAAGCAAAACCGTTGA
- a CDS encoding methyltransferase, giving the protein MTPYLSFDRVADDYDATRFLPEEVRGVVVEQMVSTVSLASGDWLLDAGVGTGRFALPVARCGVNVLGLDVSLHMMHQLLQKHPPANLHLAQADLRRMPVQSGSVSAVLVAHVLHLIADWREVLLECRRVLRPGGVLFLLYESGKRFPAREYYLQLAGERGVLRPTLGAHSADEVLQFVQEVGGTVTLAEHPSLQWQARRTHREVLEELEKRTYSQLWDIPDEAHRELIEQTLRYVREQFGSEDEVYTAEAVVKLYAVRF; this is encoded by the coding sequence TTGACACCCTATCTGAGCTTTGACCGCGTTGCTGACGATTACGACGCGACCCGCTTCCTGCCGGAGGAGGTACGGGGGGTGGTGGTGGAGCAGATGGTCTCCACTGTTTCTCTCGCCTCTGGAGACTGGTTGCTGGATGCAGGGGTGGGCACGGGGCGTTTCGCGCTTCCGGTGGCACGGTGTGGGGTGAATGTGCTGGGGCTGGACGTATCGCTCCATATGATGCACCAGCTGCTGCAGAAACACCCCCCTGCCAACCTGCATCTGGCACAGGCAGACTTGAGGCGGATGCCCGTGCAGTCAGGCTCTGTCTCGGCGGTGCTGGTGGCGCATGTGTTACACCTGATTGCGGACTGGCGCGAGGTGCTGCTGGAATGCCGACGGGTGCTGCGACCGGGAGGCGTGCTGTTTCTGCTTTACGAGAGTGGCAAGCGTTTTCCGGCGCGAGAGTACTATCTGCAGCTGGCGGGCGAACGGGGCGTGCTGCGCCCGACGCTGGGAGCACACAGTGCCGATGAGGTGTTGCAGTTTGTGCAGGAGGTGGGAGGAACGGTTACGCTTGCCGAACACCCATCCCTGCAGTGGCAAGCGCGACGTACTCACCGCGAAGTGCTGGAGGAACTGGAGAAACGCACCTATTCGCAGCTGTGGGACATCCCCGACGAGGCGCATCGGGAGCTGATAGAGCAGACGCTACGGTATGTGCGCGAGCAGTTCGGCAGCGAGGACGAAGTGTATACCGCCGAAGCAGTGGTGAAGTTGTATGCGGTGAGGTTCTGA